Within Scomber japonicus isolate fScoJap1 chromosome 1, fScoJap1.pri, whole genome shotgun sequence, the genomic segment ACGTTTCAGCACCCAGTCCATCTCACTACGGTTTGACTTGAACACTgattcagacacacagacagatgaacAAACACGTCATCTGAAAGTCAATCTAGAAACACACCTTTTTCAGAGAGTATATAAAAATCTTATCCCACACACAAataagctaaaaaaaataaatatatatatatatatatgtataatacaGTGTGATATATGAAATATATCTCTTCTCAATATCGCAGAGCCAAAGTTTTTACATATGAGGCAAACACACAGGCAATAACAGCTCCAAAGTAAACTGATGAGATAGCAAAGTAATTTGGACTAatccaaaaatacaaacattacagAAGGAGATCAGAACACCTCTCAGTGGTCAGCCTGCTGTACCAGTTTTTGTTGCTTACCCTCTATGTATCGGTGTCCCATGTATTTACGGTCCTTGGCAAGGGCATTCTTGAAATCCtcagctgttttcagctcaaTAAATGCTTCTCCACTGGGACGGCCTTCTTTGGAGTAGGTGAAACACACTCCGTTTACTTTTCCCACAATGTCACAGtctgcaaaaaacaacaacattgatgagatttctttaaaagaaacacaacacatttttccctgtcaaaagaaaaacataccaTTGAGGATACAATTCAAATATTTCTAATTTTAAATCATTAACTGTTTATAAAAgcaattttcccttttttcccagGTTTTATGTACAATGGACCTTGACTGCTGTCTTAACTGCTggtcatttagattttttaaataaaaatcgTGTTGACTGGCTGGAACATTATCTAGTCTAGTTGTTTGTAAAATGTTGTAGTAGGTTGAGAGGACTTGTGCACACAGACTTGAATCAAATGTCCATCAGACCAGctatgaaccctaaccctaacccagcacTGGGTTGTTAGCCCTGTGCCCAAACTCCAACCTGGAGGACAGGTGGATTGCACTTTGTCTGGCCTCTACCCTTCGACATGACAGACTGGGATGTCCCTACCAGGAGACTGAGCTCCTGCTAATATGGCTAGAGTGGATTAATTGAGGGGCACAAACCCCCCAACCACAACAAGGGAGAAGCATCATGCAAAGAGAAACAAGATGAGATCACAAGAATTGCCCATCATTGAACACCTGAAGGAAGGCATAACACAGGAAGGCCCAAAGAAACCTGGCATTGCCCAGTGGAGAGATAACTGACCGCCCTGCAGCAGGCCTGGGGTACCATTCAAATATTTACCCTAAACAGATAAGAGTGGATATCTTTGTTGCTGTCCTACATGCCAGTAGGCATAAAAGGTAGTAAGTAATTACTTACAGTTTTCTGTCAATTAAGAATATTCAGTGGtattaaaaataacatattCCGAGCAAGGATTAACGggtgtaataaataataaaaatgttaacaaaaatggaaaatagacatgtctattattttatcattttaaccaTGGTTCCACTAACTTACAATTTTGTAACTCTACTCTCACTTTAGGCTGTAAAGATGTGTGCGTGTTCTCACCAGAGAAGAAACTGGCCACCTCCTCCTGCGTGCAGGACCAGGGAAGTCCTCTGATCCTAACCACATAACCCTCTTCGTTCAAAGACATCCTCGCTGCCAGAGGAAGCACAAAACAACAGTGAcacattaattcatgtttaaaagtcactataatgtagttataGGCAGGTATAAGTTAATTAATGCATTTGTCCATGACTATAACTCCTCCTGTAGGCCCCATAAGTGCAGGCAGGTGTATAAACAGATTATgaatgatattttatattatcaTAACTGTGTAATACTATAAGCCTCAATAGGAGAAGATTTTTTGACAAATACTCATTAATGGTGTGTTACAAACAAGTTATTAAATGTATACATGGtgcttataaatgttaaataggaGGACTTAAGTAAGTACTTTTGTAAAGTACAGCTACTTGGCCTGAACCCATTACACCATCTCTGTTACTGTCATTTATTGGTCTAACAATTCTGCCAAGACTTATCTGTGCTTACATTGGCTGAACTTTCTAATATGTACTTTGTTTGACATCTGTTTGCTCAGTTATAATTATAAATGGAGTAGGAGCTGTCATGGACCTATGACACATGCATATCACTTGCAGATATCTTTAATATCTTCAGTCTCTAATAATACAATGCACAAAATCCTCTCTGCAGGAGGCATTGAATGGTACTATAAACAGCTCAAACTGTTCTGTCATTCAAATGAACAGGACCAAAGGATTATTTGACATGGACAAATGAGCTAAtcattgagctttttttttgcttatccgttttattttgtgtgtgcatgtatatacaGATGTATATATACCTACTGTacgtgtgtatgcatgtatatgtgtaaaTGAATGTCCCCttgtctatatatatgtatatgcacCATTATAATAGCCTACTGAACTTTTATATTGCATTATTATGTATtaactataaaatatataaatattgtaaGAATACTTTAAATATGAACATCATAGATAAGCAAATGTAAGTGTAGGTATAATGCACTCTAGCATTAAagtatcaaataaaataaactgtttagTGCCCTGCTGACAACTAAATAGCCAGACGACAGCATTGTACCAGTAATTATAAATGGTATGTAACAGCAGAACCTTCAGAGGAAGACTTATTTTTTATGACTAACGCTGTAATGCAAAAAAAGTGCAGCTACCATAGAAACTTTAATGCAGTAATAATGTTTGTTACTTCCTCGTCTCAGATGTCACTAAGTGTTGATGTATAAGAGGTTTGTAAGCTAACGTAACAACTTCAAGACACCGACACACTATCAAACGTTACCTACTTGCAGGTAAAGTTACCTCTGTACTCTAATATGTCACAATCAGGATGCAGGATTAGCTAATGAAGCTAACGTAGCTTGACgtgctaatgttagcttttaTATCAATAGCAGCTAGCCGCTAAGGCTAACTCCAGGACACTGACAGCGGTCAAACCTAGGAGGCAGACTAGTTCAACCCCTGACGGCCGTGCGCTGTCACCGGgtataaacatgcacacagagatAGACATATATCAGACGTCAGTGACAAATGtctgaaaacagtgaaatagTCTCACAATCTTCTCTTGTCCCCGGTCTCGAGCCTCAGGTGACTCTGGTCTCCTGCCAGCAAACACGCTCAGGTATGATGTCGCGAGACTTGCAGTGCatgaaataaatgacatttgagCCTCAGCctataataaaaatacactatCTGATTGAGTTAAAGTCCTTTAGCGAGTAAATGCGCTAAAAtaggattattttattattacagtgCATTTCTGCCGCATAAAATGTACCTTTTAGTGCATTTAGTTGAAAATGCCCATGAAACTTTTTTCTAGGAATGTAGCCTAATAAAGTCAATTAACTACGACAGAGTACTAGTGTCAAACCGAAAACAACGAGATTTCACTATATTTAGAGAATTAGGTAGTAATCAGTAAGTAATGTTACGACAAAAAAGTTGTAATATTATGGGAATAAACTACACAATGACAATGATAATTTAACAATAGCTAATAATAACTGGTCTCCAACACAAAGCGTCTGAACACCTGACAGTCCTGCTAATGAAAACATGGTGTGAAAATGTGACAACCCCGACGGTGACCACGCTGTTTGGTTTCAGCTGGGGGGAAAACTcctgaaaacaaacagactggGTTGAAAGTCCATCTAGATCTCCTGTGTGAAACCCCACGGTCACCACTGCAGACGCCTTACATTTTCAGCCATTTTCACAAGATTTTACAATGGAGATTCCAGTATTTACTCTGGATTCTTTCACCAATTTACCTTTCAAGGGAAACCCAGCTGCAGTTTGTCCGCTGATGCATGTGAGTAAGATAAAGGTTACACATATAGGCGTCATGAGGGCCTGCATGAGAGTTATACAATCTAATTAAGTAATCTAGATACTGTGGCTCTGGTTGTTTGCTCAAATACCATAGGAATTTTCAGTTAGCAAAGTTTTGGTTGTTTCACATGATTACACCACTTGTTGCATCTATGCGTCATCACAAATTGTGTTTCTAACAGGAGCTGACTGATGAATTGTATCAGAGGATAGCAGCAGAGATAAACCTGTCAGAAACAGCTTTCATCACCAGAATCAGACCCTCTGACGACTTCACCAAGGGTCAGATAAGATCATTTATAGGCCTGTATTTAATATGTGTGACCATCATGCCATTTATTTCATATCAGGATAGATTTGTTACAAGGATTTCTGGGACAGGTTAATTTAGAAATCAACTTAATGCTGCCCTCTACTTCAATGTACTGTCCATTATTGTTGATTTACATGAGGATAAAAGTAGACTGctgtaatacaaaataaatgacatgttaacTATAAAATATAAGAATGAATATCCAAGTACCTGCTAGTACCCAATGTATGCTGCAACACTGACTGTAAATATGACACATGCTATTGTTAGAACCTTTCCCACTAATGGGGCAAAAATGCACACTTTGGCATGACAGAGAAAACAATGAAGCCActaaattcaaaataattatAAAGGTTTTTTCAAAATTGCATTGATGATACTGGAGGAAAGATAATATGGTCACCACAAAACATTATGATTCAGCCTCTGGGCACTATTAATATCCACAATAAATATCCCattagacaaaaaaagaaaaaaatacaaagaaagtaTGCTGAATGGGCACAACGTGACATACTGCGTTGTTGAGGGTTCAGTGCACAAGTGCAGCTGCTGTCTGAACAGGTACACATCTAAAGTAAGAAACACTAAAGAAAGTGCAGGTCATATCTGGAAGAAACAATTGAAGAAAACTTAGTTACTGATTTTGTTATCAGAGTACAAATTGGAATAAAGACAAACATCGACTGATTAAACTACTGACTTCAAGTCTTAATACACATGATCTTATTGCAGGTAATAAAGAGCCTATAAAGGAACAAAGGTAAAATAAGTCAGGTACAGTTAAAATATTGTGGTTGCAGATGAAAGGACGCAGCCGTGTGCCTCtgtatgttgttttaaaacCACAGCCTGAAAACATGATCTCAGCAGTCTGACAGGTAACAACACACAGCTAAGACTTGCATTGTTGAGAAAGTACAATGACATTAGCTGTCAGTTAAAAATGCATAGTGCAGTCACTCCGTTTTGACAAGTGATACAGCTGCACAGAGAGGAGTGTCAATGTTATTTACACACAGCTGAAGAAACTCTTAGCATTTTAACCAAGCTAACTATATACAACTTAAATAGGTGTCATACCGTGAATAACACATAGTATGTGCACTTCAGGAAGACTACGGTAACCTGCTGTCCTACACCTTACATgctataaacaaataaaaccctttaaaaaaaaaagaaggtacatttcctttaaaatgtaattgaaaacaattttacaaaatgacattttaactgGATAAACTATATGCATACTAATAAGAAATAGGCTTACTTTACCTTAAAGACTGATCACATGCAGTCACCCCAGAATTTAGTTTGAATTATGGATTCACTGATTGTacacattaacacaacacacaggtATTTTGTGTGGTATTATAAACTTCCCTTTATAGGTCTAGGTCTAAAAGTTGAATCAAACACTTTTTTGCAGTGTTGTGTGTCTTTAAATGTCAGGCTCTGTGGACAATTACATGTTCTTTTAAGTGCTGTGTGTTAAAGTTTCTGTCTGTCAATGTGAAATGATTAACAGCATCAAGGTTCTGCCTTCGATGGTTCACACCCACCACTGAGGTCAATCTGTGTGGTCATGCCACTCTGGCTGCTGCAGCAGTGCTGTTCAAGTACAAGAGTAagacacaagaacacacacacacacacacacacacacacacacacacacacacacacacacacacacacacacacacacacacacacacacacacacacacacacacacacacacacacacacacacacacacacacacacacacacagcttgatACACAAGACAAAGCCAACAAGTAATTCAACCAGAAACCACTGGTAAATATTTTTGTAATTGCATCTTAAAATAACAAGTTGCCCTGATATTGTTAAGACTTTACATGTAATACACAATACAGCTGAATACAAGTGTGAGCAAAGTGCTGTTAGCAAATACCTCCTCATTATTCACTTCCATCTTAATACCTGAATAAACCTGATATCAGCCAGCCTGTAtgaataatgtgtgtatgttttaaatttgttaGAAAACGTGAATAGCACATTGGTGTTTGAGACTAAGAGTGGAGAGCTGCTCGTCACCCAGCAGGGGGAAGGCTTTGTCATGGATTTTCCTCTCAACCCACCTACCAAGCAGGTACAATATGAAGTTAGATAAACACAGCTGGGCAATTCTGGCAGTTATTTGTCTAAAGATGTGTTTTCATGCCAAAAAGTGACAGCAAGATTTTCCagaatctttttttccccccaggaACTTtgcaaaatattcaaaaagaaTACAAAATGCTATACTCTTACATATTTCTTTCTGAATCTTTTTTGCCCAGGATCCCAATGAATTTAGAGACATCATCAAGGTCAGTAAAAACTAAACAGACACCTCCTCTTTGTGGGAGTCAACATGTTTTACAGCACTGACTCTTGCTTCACTGTTCATGTGAACCCAATAATATGTAAAGTACATGTCAGTGTGGTTacattattgtgttttaatgtgctCACTTCACGGTCTCTGCTACTTTATGTGCATTATAGGTGGCATTAGGAGACCGACCAGTCCAGGAGGTTCATCTGAACTCAACCACTAAGAAACTGCTGGTTAGACTGCCTGACGACTGTGACaggttgacacacacacacacacaagttaatACTAAAGACAGTCAGGAATGGATGAAATGTATGGTGAATTGGTGAGCAGCTCACTTTCAAACATCCACTCAGTTACACACCTTCACACTGGGGTATTACTGAGTCTCATATTGGTCCTTGAGCAGCACCACGGGAGAAATACGGACGTTTGCCTTTGTGGGACGCTGATTTCTCCTTCAGCTAACCTTCCAGACACAAACTTGTCTATTTTCTAAATCTATGTGCTGCATGTGTATTCTCTACAGGTCAGTGCTAACTAGTCTGAAAATCGACAGTACCGCTCTTGAATGCAGTGAGAGGAGTGGGAGAGTGAAAGGTCTAATCATCACTATGAAAGGTAACtcaagattaaaataaaaaatacattaaaatggcCATGTTAAACCCTTCATTAGTTAGGCTGTGTGTCTATTTGATGCATTTCAATTTCCACTAAAGGTTTGTGCAAGTTTGTCAGTGAATATTGCATGTTAACAGACTTCTGTTGAGAGCAgtcagaaatgttcaatcaaaacATCCTGCCCTTAATATATTTGTATGGTGACTTTAGGATCTCCAGAATGCCAGCCAGGATATGACTTTTACTCCAGGTATTTTGCTCCGTGGGCCGGTATCCCAGAGGATCCTGTCACTGGTAGGATCAATACTACAGTACAACTTATACtgtccccctcttcctcctcaatTACCATGATTATCATCATGTATCTAACAAAATTACTTTTGGGTGCGAGGGGGGTTCAAGAGCTTGTGttattatgtaaagcacattgagttgccattgtgtatgaaatgcgctatataaataaaactgccttgccttgccttgccttattaGTCAGGATAATTCAGTcatacacatttacataacaCATAGAAATAGTTTCAGATGTCTAGCACTCATGTCGTTATTTGAGACTTACCCTCATAATTTTGCAAGTTTCTAGTCTTGTCTTTTCTGTCCTGCAGGTTCTGCCCACACTGTACTTGGAAGCTACTGGTCTGAGAAACTTGGAAAGAATAAATTGTTgggtaaataataaaattaactCCATACTGTTGACACTACAACTCTTAAGAACGTGAGATTTAAAAAGGTTACAAGGCAAAGTCTTTTACTAACCCTTACAAAGGACAGAATGATGTTGTTTCACACCACTGTATATAAAGGATACCCATTACTACTGAACTATACTGACACTTCTATTAttgctctgtgtgtttatgcagcTTACCAGTGCTCCAAACGAGGTGGGGAGCTGGAACTAAAAGTGAGAGACGATGGAAGAATCAACATAGCTGGACAGGTTGTCACTGTGCTGCAGGGAACAATCACAGTATAACCAAAGACAGGTGGAGGCTAACAGGGACATTCACCATGTAACCAGCAAGGAAACAGACGGAGGCTTTGTACCCTTTGATGAAAACAAGGTTtaaataaaaggggaaaaattAGACTTTTGTGCATAGTGGTCAATCTGATAATGAAACACATGACAGCATACTACAACATCTCACATTTAGTTagggtttttattattattccttcGCATGTGACAACCCATAGGGCAATATTTACAagatataagaataaaaaacataaaaaacacagcaaacaaagaaattaaaatCACACATTGTGTTCAGTTTGATACAGTTAGCCTTGTGGCGTTATCAGGCATACTCAGGCTGCAACTAAATTATTTCATTGCCAGTTAATGTGTTCTCAATAGTGAAttgtttatgaaatgttttctaatgaaattaactgtcatcagaaaaggaaaaacagcaaCGTTACACAGTTTTAAatctggaacaaaaaaaaaggtatttggtatttttgcttaaaaaatgactgaaaccattaatcaattaacaaaATATCTGCAGATTAACTTTCTGACAATCTATTAATCGACTCTTTGTTGTAGCACTACTGGTCACCTTACTGAATAAGAATTTAGAAATAGTCATCATTCAGCATTCTGCAATTTATTTGCAGGATATTACAATGGCAGAAATTATTTGAGCTGAGTATTTTATTCTACTGGTTTCTTGTAAATTCTCtgagttttaatttaattaatttatcacACCATCATGACTGGTATTTTCCTTTGTAACTGTTCTGCCTTAGGGCAGCTTTAGGTCTGTTGGCCCATTCTACAAACACAAAGGAACTGAGAGATTACTCAAAGCATGGTTTGACTTTAGTTTTTGCCGTCACTCACAATATGATgttcttaaattaaaaataaaacaatttatacAACATATTCCAGTTAATCTTTTTACAGGTTGAATTGAGCACTGCTGATGTGAGACCTGtaagaaatgtctctttttcttgCGGTATATATTAAATCCAGTCATCTACAGCCTGTCTACTAAATAAATTAGACAATTCAGTCGACATCTCTCTTTATAAAAGCTGAGGTTTGAGCTGGAAAATGTGTTGTATAGATATGGGGATATAGTCATTCTGCATTGTGGTTAATGTGAGATACAGTACAGCTACAGGACTAGTCGagagtttggacacactttctcacacTTCTGTAGTTATTTGTCTTGGAGCCTTTATTACAGTTAAGTGAACAACTTTCTGAGCTTATCTGACTGTTGCTATTGTTTTAGCTGAGTGAACTGAACTATGGATAACCCTTAACTATCTGTTTAGGCTCCATACTGACATTACTGATGACGTGTggttctatgtgtgtgtctaagtaTCAATAGTCACTGTGATAAGATATTATCACTGTGTTGAtagaggtatttggtctaaCTTTGTGATTAGTGATCAGTCTAAGATGAGGTTTGATGCTCTGTACCAAAATCCATCAGTGTCGGTTCAACACATTTTAGCTGTGTGACCATATATGACCACTTTAGGACACAGTTCAGGTTTTTGTACAACTAGTTTAGCAGTTTACTATTCAACTTCTTGTTCTTGTGTTTCACAGCATACACATTAATTACTCATACCTTTAAAATTAGAACGTTTCAAGTATTGCTGACTTCATAACGGCTTAAAAAGTTTGTTGATGAGCTATTCAAACTCCTCTACCTGTGTCAATATAAATACTTGTACATAAATACGGTAGGAATCAAAATGACCATCGAACAATCTCACAGAATGTGTCAATGAGGTAAGATATTCTGTTAAATTATGCTGAATGGTGCATGTGCTTATTTTCAGTATCATACCACAAAGTCACATACATTTACAAGTGCTTTGTATAATGAAAGCTCTCCTGTAAATGATATACGTTTCAACAGTGTGGTACAGATTGGAGGTAGTGTCTCTTTATCTTATGTAATCagctacacaaataaacacatgacaGACTAACCATGGACAGGATTGCAATGGTTCGATTTTGAACAGACACCTACTGTGTTGTACCACAGGGTCGCATACAAGTATTTGCAGCTTCTATTTGATCACAGCCTCCTGACAGATCATGTGGTGGTTTTACTGGGTGGCAGTCGATTGCTGACCAGTTGAGTGGTCCACAGCCACTGGCACAGACTTATGTCacaggtgcatgctgggtaaGGCCTTGTGGGCATCTGGTGGCAGCTGGATAATGTGAAGTCAGggttcaggaaaaaaaaagatttgtagaTTTTGAAGATGTGAAACATGTACAGAAAACATGCAAAAGGAACAATGGTGAAGtgttcattaaaaagaaaagactgtATACAAGCAGTCCCTTCAGCCTTCTCCATCATCTTTTGGAAGAACAATGATATTAACTACGCTTCGGACTGTACATACCCTAAAGAATCTTCTGCATGAGCCAGTGAAGTACCATATGATAAATCCTCAATGATAGACACTATATACACATGAAGTCTGTAAAAGTTCAATTAACTGCATAGAGttaatttaaaagtagatgGTGTTTTCttatattgtaatattattGTAGTAATGGCTTTCTTACCTGCAGTTACAATATATATAAGTGAATGCTCAAGGATATATTAACacagtttttatgtgtttaacgTGACACTGGCACTGTGCATTTTGTATGATATACCTAAATAGAGTCAAGTAAGAATATCAAAGCTTCTAGTTGCAGATTACAGAAATGATCTGCTTTATGACAAAGTTGTATTTTTGAAAGGATATCATGTTCTCTTTCTGGAGATGATTGAGTAGTTTCTCCACAGGTGCATAGCGTCGTAGCGTAGAGGCAGAGCCGACCATCAGCAGTTTGTGTTTAGCCCTGGTAATGGCTACGTTCAGACGACGCCAGTCCTTCAACAGCTCTCCTAGCTGTGAATCAAGACGAATGAGAGTCAGTTCAGGTTTTGATTCACTTGTTCATCCCAGAAAAAGATGAAAGcaacaaagagaggaaaagtgCTTCagaaaggggagaaaggaagagaaacacTTACATTTCCCTCCT encodes:
- the LOC128380068 gene encoding phenazine biosynthesis-like domain-containing protein 1 — encoded protein: MEIPVFTLDSFTNLPFKGNPAAVCPLMHELTDELYQRIAAEINLSETAFITRIRPSDDFTKASRFCLRWFTPTTEVNLCGHATLAAAAVLFKYKKNVNSTLVFETKSGELLVTQQGEGFVMDFPLNPPTKQDPNEFRDIIKVALGDRPVQEVHLNSTTKKLLVRLPDDCDRSVLTSLKIDSTALECSERSGRVKGLIITMKGSPECQPGYDFYSRYFAPWAGIPEDPVTGSAHTVLGSYWSEKLGKNKLLAYQCSKRGGELELKVRDDGRINIAGQVVTVLQGTITV